The Tistrella mobilis DNA segment AGACAGCTTCCCATGGTCATCAAGAACGAACCCATCACCCAGCACACCATCTCGGTGCTGGTCGACAACGAAAGCGGCGTGCTCGCCCGCGTCATCGGCCTGTTCTCGGGCCGCGGCTACAACATCGACAGCCTGACCGTCGCCGAGGTGAACGAGACGCGCACCCGCTCGCGCATCACCATCGTCACCTCGGGCACGCCGATGATCATCGAGCAGATCAAGGCGCAGCTCACCCGGCTGGTGCCGGTGCATGCGGTGACCGACCTGACCCAGAGTGGCCCCTTCGTCGGTCGCGAGCTGGCGCTGGTCAAGGTCGCCTGCACGGGGGATCGCCGGGTCGAGTCGCTGCGCATCGCCGACATCTTCCGTGCCCGCGTGGTCGACAGCACCCATGAAAGCTTCATCTTCGAGATGACCGGCTCGACCGAAAAGATCGAGGCCTTCATCAACCTGATGCGGCCGCTGGGGCTGGCGGATGTCGCCCGCACCGGCATCGCGGCCCTGTCGCGCGGGGCGGCCCCGCTCGCCTCCGAGCGCGGCCACGTCTGATCCGACCGGCTTTCGGGCCTCCGGGAGATCCCGGGGTCCACCATTCGACACCTTAGGTCCATATGGCGTCGTGCGTGGTCGAAATTGATCGCGAGGCGTGCGACGACAAGGTCAAGGGCGGCAGGATGCAGAACAGGCCGTCCATTGACATCATCAGAGGAAGCAACCGAACCATGCGCGTCTACTACGATCGCGATGCCGACCTGAACCTGATCAAGACCAAGACGGTCGCGATCATCGGCTATGGCAGCCAGGGCCATGCCCATGCGGCGAACCTCCGCGACAGCGGCGTCAACGTGATCGTGGGCCTGCGTGCCGGCTCCGCGACCCGCGCCAAGGCCGAGGGCGCCGGCTTCACCGTCCACACCCCCGACGAGGCCGCGAAGCTGGCCGATGTGGTGATGGTGCTCACCCCGGACGAGCTGCATGCCGACCTCTACGAGCAGGATCTGCGCGACAACCTGAAGGAGGGTGCCGCCCTCGTCGTCGCCCATGGTCTGTCGATCCATTTCGGCCTGATCCAGCCGCGCGCCGATATCGACGTGTTCATGGTGGCGCCCAAGGGCCCCGGCCATACGGTGCGCAGCGAATACCTGAAGGGCGGCGGCGTGCCGAGCCTGGTTGCCGTGGCGCAGGACGTGTCGGGCAATGCGCTCGAGACCGCGCTCTCCTATGCCTGCGGCCTGGGTGCCGGCCGCGCCGGCATCATCGAGACCACCTTCAAGGAAGAGTGCGAGACCGACCTGTTCGGTGAGCAGGCCGTGCTCTGCGGCGGCGTGACCCACCTGATCACCGCCGGCTTCGAGACCCTGGTCGAGGCGGGCTATGCCCCCGAGATGGCCTATTTCGAGTGCCTGCACGAGATGAAGCTGATCGTCGACCTCATGTACGAGGGCGGC contains these protein-coding regions:
- the ilvC gene encoding ketol-acid reductoisomerase translates to MRVYYDRDADLNLIKTKTVAIIGYGSQGHAHAANLRDSGVNVIVGLRAGSATRAKAEGAGFTVHTPDEAAKLADVVMVLTPDELHADLYEQDLRDNLKEGAALVVAHGLSIHFGLIQPRADIDVFMVAPKGPGHTVRSEYLKGGGVPSLVAVAQDVSGNALETALSYACGLGAGRAGIIETTFKEECETDLFGEQAVLCGGVTHLITAGFETLVEAGYAPEMAYFECLHEMKLIVDLMYEGGIANMRYSISNTAEYGDYVSGPRVITPAVKAEMKKILEDIQGGRFTRDWVLENAARQSSFKAMRRRNAEHQIEEIGEKLRAMMPWIAANRLVDKTKN
- the ilvN gene encoding acetolactate synthase small subunit → MVIKNEPITQHTISVLVDNESGVLARVIGLFSGRGYNIDSLTVAEVNETRTRSRITIVTSGTPMIIEQIKAQLTRLVPVHAVTDLTQSGPFVGRELALVKVACTGDRRVESLRIADIFRARVVDSTHESFIFEMTGSTEKIEAFINLMRPLGLADVARTGIAALSRGAAPLASERGHV